In Deinococcus ruber, a genomic segment contains:
- a CDS encoding MBL fold metallo-hydrolase: MTLLPLSDDAFLFPGAVNSLVFASDSGGALLVDTGLDESHARKLLRAVQDAGLTPSAVLNTHSHADHHGGNAFILKRFPELEIYAPPLEAAIIQHPVLEPLYLYGALPPKPLQSKFLLAPSSPARPLEAGTHTLGSVTLELLNVPGHAVQMFAVRRGGLLYAADALFGPDTLSKHPLTFCADSAQQKASAASLLHLEGVQLTVPGHGDATPDLAGLVRLNLDSLERTTQNVLNAVQAGAASTDTLLARVCTDLGIVMTNPGAVVLNRSVVSAHLKELLEAGRIEMTTEDNHLLFRAASA; the protein is encoded by the coding sequence ATGACGCTGCTGCCTCTGTCAGACGACGCCTTCCTCTTCCCCGGCGCAGTCAATTCGCTGGTTTTCGCGAGCGACTCGGGCGGAGCGCTGCTGGTCGATACCGGGCTGGACGAGTCGCACGCCCGCAAGCTGCTGCGGGCCGTTCAGGACGCGGGCCTGACGCCCAGTGCGGTACTCAATACCCACAGCCACGCCGACCATCACGGCGGCAACGCCTTCATCCTCAAACGCTTTCCGGAGCTGGAGATCTATGCGCCGCCGCTGGAAGCTGCCATCATCCAGCATCCGGTGTTGGAGCCGCTGTATCTGTACGGAGCGCTGCCGCCAAAGCCGCTTCAGAGCAAATTCCTGCTGGCTCCGAGCAGTCCGGCCCGCCCACTGGAGGCCGGAACGCACACGCTGGGCAGCGTGACGCTGGAACTGCTGAACGTGCCCGGACATGCGGTGCAGATGTTCGCGGTGCGGCGGGGCGGCCTGCTGTACGCCGCCGACGCGCTGTTTGGGCCAGATACACTTTCCAAGCATCCACTGACCTTCTGTGCCGACAGCGCCCAGCAGAAGGCCAGCGCCGCCTCGCTGCTGCATCTGGAGGGCGTGCAGCTCACGGTGCCCGGGCACGGCGACGCCACCCCTGATCTGGCGGGGCTGGTGCGGCTGAATCTGGACAGCCTGGAGCGCACCACCCAGAACGTGCTGAACGCGGTGCAGGCGGGCGCGGCCAGCACCGATACCCTGCTTGCGCGGGTCTGCACCGACCTGGGCATCGTCATGACCAACCCCGGCGCGGTGGTGCTGAACCGCAGCGTCGTCAGCGCCCATCTGAAAGAGCTGCTTGAGGCAGGCCGCATCGAGATGACCACCGAAGACAACCATCTGCTGTTCCGGGCAGCGTCAGCGTAA
- a CDS encoding Dps family protein, whose amino-acid sequence MTKKSSTKNKVGKTDAAHQQNVDNQEAKFAQLIDHSYLSEQGFDVVAESLQRNLATTISLYLKLKKFHWDIRGRHFRDLHLAYDDFIAKIFPGIDEQAERLVMLGGSPVAAPSDIQQYSVVQVPTTTIHDAREQLTALVDDFTRVARGYRDDSKAVDEAGDPATSDMYNGILHTVDEVRWMLQAMLDDARMD is encoded by the coding sequence ATGACAAAGAAGTCGAGCACCAAGAACAAGGTAGGCAAGACCGACGCGGCGCATCAGCAGAATGTCGACAATCAGGAAGCCAAATTTGCCCAGCTCATCGACCACAGCTATCTGAGCGAGCAGGGCTTCGACGTGGTGGCCGAGTCGCTCCAGCGCAATCTGGCGACCACCATCAGCCTGTATCTGAAGCTCAAGAAGTTCCACTGGGACATTCGCGGGCGGCATTTCCGCGATCTGCACCTCGCCTACGACGACTTCATCGCCAAGATTTTCCCCGGTATCGACGAGCAGGCCGAACGCCTGGTAATGCTGGGCGGCAGCCCGGTGGCAGCTCCCAGCGACATCCAGCAGTACAGCGTGGTGCAGGTGCCGACCACCACCATCCACGACGCCCGCGAGCAGCTCACGGCCCTGGTCGATGATTTTACCCGCGTGGCGAGGGGCTACCGCGATGACAGCAAGGCCGTGGACGAGGCGGGCGACCCCGCCACCTCCGACATGTACAACGGCATCCTGCACACCGTTGACGAGGTGCGCTGGATGCTCCAGGCGATGCTCGACGACGCCCGAATGGACTGA
- a CDS encoding DUF4385 domain-containing protein — MGRKFDYSLHYAELNLREHPELYRVGVGEQGVLLVQPYKSEILPHWRFATPEAAQASSDTIYAMFLAYLKAEDFVGADMARKFLQMGYTRSRRYANHKGGKKYDGPVPDDQKGRSGAHGRAELPRSPEDPQKAQAAAIFKAKWDEARDNPEYQRQKEQHLARYS, encoded by the coding sequence ATGGGCCGCAAGTTCGACTATTCGCTGCACTACGCCGAACTGAACTTGCGCGAACACCCCGAGCTGTACCGCGTGGGTGTGGGCGAACAGGGCGTGCTGCTGGTGCAGCCGTACAAATCGGAGATTCTGCCGCACTGGCGCTTCGCCACCCCAGAGGCCGCGCAGGCCAGCAGCGATACGATCTACGCCATGTTTCTGGCCTATCTGAAGGCAGAGGATTTTGTGGGCGCAGACATGGCCCGGAAATTTCTTCAGATGGGCTATACCCGTTCGCGGCGATATGCCAACCACAAAGGTGGCAAGAAGTACGACGGGCCAGTACCCGACGACCAGAAAGGCCGAAGCGGGGCACATGGTCGCGCCGAGTTGCCGCGCAGCCCCGAAGACCCCCAGAAAGCTCAGGCTGCGGCCATCTTCAAGGCGAAGTGGGACGAGGCCCGAGACAATCCCGAGTATCAGCGCCAGAAAGAACAGCACCTCGCCCGGTATTCCTAA
- a CDS encoding BamA/OMP85 family outer membrane protein has translation MQLRHTLAVTVALSAPYALAQSTTPATATVGDVVVKGTSDLLGNFLKASLNVQPGAALSSVNLRQVELDAVATGYIKSASAEFQTIGGQNVLVITAVPNPVIKTVNVTGVTFLPADGFKTSLANVLNIAPGATLNTVRIEQSKTALAQNYRAEGYPFTPSISTEAKPTADGSVDLNYVVDESAPISRIEVTGSTLLPQAQIVAAFQPLYDAKKFSPDTYFAAVQQIQQQYQAAGYLASGVNAQASSLEGGVLKISILEGQVSGVDLSALQLPAGSAPVLVTKAGTAPSLATLEQDVRTLSNLSGKSVGFALQPSDPQNPNRVTVLFGVADATGAPVKEIRVSGNTAVPTADLQAAIKTKVGDVFSRQLAEADFAALRDVYRKAGYEISTRDAVTFEAGVLNFNIHEVHIAGYELAYTGNKNTQERVITRELPDTGTLYNDKTFRAALDRVTRLGLVRVTGLTTKSADPKNPENLTYVLAVTEQTGTRSFPISLGYDTTSGFNGQVGFQNNNLFGLGHTLDFSLIAAANDAGQVFGGSATYTIPWLDIDFLDFRKKRTSISFTAGSPVTGNSTLYVKKADGSADTTENTGRQYTTRATGFGVNIGRNVSNNLVVSAGVNTNYNTYYLEPYKATDTGTVTTEDTKDAAGNVIPKGSTVDSSGNVIVTAADTAKYSTNADADTAATAQLPTTSLTTVVGVGARYDSTTTPTFPTDGFRANVYGGYGFGSAGDLGLSWTKLEGGASTYFGLGNTLEKGFGTSQKQQAFAVRLNAGTLIGTPPPGTTYSIGYSSPNPAYELRGYGNAAFKGTNYVTTSAEYRYDLGLSTAITQSAYLIGFADAGTAWNNGDTPTLGYSLGIGAQIDLGFNNSTLAQVRFDYGFSPATGSGQFHFRLGPVW, from the coding sequence ATGCAGCTTAGACACACCCTCGCCGTTACGGTGGCCCTCAGCGCTCCCTACGCCCTCGCTCAGAGCACCACACCCGCCACCGCCACTGTCGGTGACGTGGTGGTCAAGGGCACCAGCGACCTGCTGGGCAACTTCCTGAAAGCCAGTCTGAATGTGCAGCCCGGCGCGGCGTTGTCGAGCGTGAATCTGCGTCAGGTCGAACTCGACGCGGTGGCGACCGGCTACATCAAGTCGGCCTCTGCCGAGTTTCAGACCATCGGCGGCCAGAACGTGCTGGTCATCACGGCAGTGCCCAATCCGGTCATCAAGACGGTCAACGTGACGGGTGTGACCTTCCTTCCCGCCGACGGCTTCAAGACCTCGCTCGCCAACGTGCTGAATATTGCGCCGGGGGCCACACTCAACACAGTGCGAATCGAGCAGTCGAAAACCGCGCTGGCCCAGAACTACCGCGCCGAGGGCTATCCCTTTACGCCCAGCATCAGCACCGAGGCCAAGCCGACCGCCGACGGCAGCGTCGATCTGAACTACGTGGTCGATGAAAGTGCGCCGATCTCGCGCATCGAAGTGACCGGCAGCACCCTGCTTCCCCAGGCACAGATCGTGGCGGCCTTCCAACCGCTCTACGACGCCAAGAAGTTCTCGCCCGACACGTATTTTGCGGCGGTGCAGCAGATTCAGCAGCAGTATCAGGCGGCGGGCTACCTGGCGAGCGGCGTGAACGCGCAGGCCAGCAGTCTGGAAGGCGGCGTGCTGAAGATCAGCATTCTGGAAGGGCAGGTGTCGGGTGTCGATCTCTCGGCGTTGCAGCTTCCGGCAGGCAGCGCCCCGGTGCTCGTGACCAAGGCGGGCACCGCGCCCAGCCTGGCAACGCTGGAACAGGACGTCCGGACCCTGAGCAACCTCAGCGGCAAGTCGGTGGGCTTTGCGCTTCAGCCCTCCGACCCCCAGAACCCCAACCGCGTCACGGTGCTGTTCGGTGTGGCCGACGCCACAGGTGCACCAGTCAAGGAAATCCGTGTGAGCGGCAACACCGCCGTGCCCACCGCCGACCTTCAGGCAGCCATCAAGACCAAGGTGGGCGACGTGTTCTCACGTCAGCTGGCCGAGGCCGATTTCGCGGCGCTGCGCGACGTGTATCGCAAGGCGGGCTACGAAATCAGCACCCGCGACGCCGTGACCTTCGAGGCGGGTGTCCTGAACTTCAACATCCACGAAGTGCATATCGCGGGCTACGAGTTGGCCTACACCGGCAACAAGAACACCCAGGAGCGCGTGATTACCCGCGAGCTGCCCGATACCGGCACGCTGTACAACGACAAGACCTTCCGCGCCGCGCTCGACCGCGTGACCCGGCTGGGTCTGGTGCGTGTGACCGGCCTAACCACCAAATCGGCAGACCCCAAGAACCCCGAGAACCTGACGTATGTGCTGGCCGTGACCGAGCAGACCGGCACGCGCAGCTTCCCGATCAGCCTGGGCTACGACACCACCAGCGGCTTTAACGGTCAGGTCGGCTTTCAGAACAACAATCTGTTCGGGCTGGGCCACACGCTCGACTTCAGCCTGATCGCTGCTGCCAACGATGCCGGGCAGGTCTTCGGCGGGTCGGCCACCTACACGATTCCCTGGCTCGACATCGACTTTCTCGATTTCCGCAAGAAGCGCACCAGCATCAGCTTCACGGCGGGCAGTCCTGTGACGGGCAACAGCACGCTGTACGTGAAGAAGGCTGACGGTTCGGCGGATACCACCGAGAACACCGGGCGGCAGTACACCACGCGTGCGACGGGCTTCGGCGTCAATATCGGGCGCAACGTCAGTAACAATCTGGTCGTCAGTGCGGGCGTCAATACTAACTACAACACCTACTATCTGGAGCCGTACAAGGCGACCGATACAGGCACAGTGACGACTGAAGACACAAAAGATGCCGCTGGTAACGTGATACCGAAAGGGTCAACTGTCGATTCGAGTGGAAATGTTATTGTGACAGCGGCTGACACTGCCAAGTACAGTACCAATGCCGATGCCGACACCGCTGCCACCGCGCAGCTTCCCACCACCAGTCTGACCACGGTGGTCGGTGTTGGCGCACGTTACGACAGCACCACCACGCCCACCTTCCCCACCGACGGCTTCCGGGCCAACGTCTATGGCGGCTACGGGTTCGGCAGCGCGGGTGATCTGGGTCTGAGCTGGACGAAGTTGGAAGGCGGAGCCAGCACGTATTTCGGATTGGGCAATACGCTCGAAAAGGGCTTCGGCACCTCTCAGAAGCAGCAGGCGTTCGCGGTGCGTCTGAATGCGGGTACGCTCATCGGTACGCCCCCGCCCGGCACCACCTATTCCATCGGCTACTCCAGCCCCAACCCGGCCTACGAGCTGCGCGGCTACGGCAATGCGGCCTTTAAGGGCACCAACTACGTGACGACCAGCGCCGAATACCGCTACGACCTGGGCCTGAGCACCGCCATTACCCAGAGCGCTTATCTGATCGGCTTTGCCGATGCCGGAACGGCCTGGAACAACGGGGACACGCCCACGCTCGGCTATTCGCTGGGCATCGGTGCTCAGATCGACCTGGGGTTCAACAACTCGACGCTGGCTCAGGTGCGCTTCGACTACGGCTTCAGCCCGGCGACGGGAAGCGGGCAGTTCCATTTCCGGCTTGGGCCGGTGTGGTAA
- a CDS encoding YggS family pyridoxal phosphate-dependent enzyme: MIEDVIRQIRAAEVAADRVPGSVRLVAVSKGHSLAQIHRHILAYSDLQPGGFPLAENRGQELRDKLDELRAEQGAAQATPEQPPLEWHFIGPVQRNKVKYLQAVTLIHTIETLEQAQAVAQAAQKWGHAPDVLLQRHNGEAQKHGASDEELPTLLRGVREAGLHVRGLMVMAPYDDLEAAERVFADTAQRAHALELSEMSMGMSDDFEAAIRHGATLVRIGRRLFAEASSGKNDLTDPAFGLH; the protein is encoded by the coding sequence GTGATCGAAGACGTGATACGGCAGATTCGGGCCGCCGAGGTCGCGGCAGACCGCGTGCCCGGTTCGGTACGGCTGGTGGCGGTCAGCAAGGGGCACTCGCTGGCGCAGATTCACCGTCATATTCTGGCCTACTCCGACCTTCAGCCGGGCGGCTTTCCGCTGGCCGAGAACCGGGGTCAGGAACTGCGCGACAAGCTCGATGAGCTACGGGCCGAGCAGGGTGCAGCCCAAGCAACCCCCGAACAGCCCCCGCTCGAATGGCACTTCATCGGGCCGGTGCAGCGCAACAAGGTGAAATACCTTCAGGCGGTGACGCTGATTCATACCATCGAGACGCTGGAGCAGGCCCAGGCAGTCGCGCAGGCCGCGCAGAAGTGGGGCCACGCGCCCGACGTGCTGCTTCAGCGCCACAACGGCGAGGCCCAGAAGCACGGCGCGTCGGATGAAGAATTGCCGACGCTCCTGCGCGGTGTGCGCGAAGCCGGACTGCACGTGCGCGGTCTGATGGTGATGGCTCCCTACGACGATCTGGAGGCCGCAGAGCGGGTCTTTGCCGACACGGCGCAGCGAGCACATGCCCTGGAACTGAGCGAAATGAGCATGGGCATGAGCGACGATTTCGAGGCCGCCATTCGGCACGGAGCCACGCTGGTGCGCATCGGGCGGCGGCTGTTCGCAGAGGCATCCAGCGGCAAAAACGACCTTACCGACCCGGCCTTTGGGCTACACTGA
- a CDS encoding DivIVA domain-containing protein has product MKYSPLDVRHQEFPGTMGGYRKTEVRTFLNDMADELEGHLQTQQSLQARIQELEAQLQEYRQIEEDLRRAVVSAERIAGELRENARREAELISAQAEVYRDGVTQQANARSAALEARHEARTTELETLHRARGTELEAAHQSRSSQLEASYNARFSDLESLYHRRHRELEQGMSARTAHLEAVFSSRHNELSTMLSRAREEQAQFVAQYRALVGSFYELSARHLMPDTAPLPLELPHTATEFPLALGNGAPGEMRPLNMSLDDADEDKQPRPVVEEQQFV; this is encoded by the coding sequence ATGAAGTATTCACCGCTGGACGTGCGCCATCAGGAATTCCCCGGCACTATGGGCGGTTACCGCAAAACCGAGGTTCGCACCTTTCTGAATGACATGGCCGACGAACTCGAAGGCCATCTTCAGACGCAGCAGAGCTTGCAGGCCCGCATCCAGGAACTCGAAGCGCAGCTTCAGGAATACCGCCAGATCGAGGAAGACCTGCGCCGTGCAGTGGTGAGCGCCGAGCGCATCGCGGGCGAGTTGCGCGAGAATGCCCGCCGGGAAGCCGAACTGATCTCGGCACAGGCCGAGGTCTACCGTGACGGCGTGACGCAGCAGGCCAACGCCCGCTCGGCAGCGCTGGAAGCCCGGCATGAGGCCCGCACCACCGAACTCGAAACGCTGCACCGTGCACGCGGCACCGAACTGGAAGCTGCTCATCAAAGCCGCAGTTCGCAGCTCGAAGCCAGTTACAACGCACGCTTTTCCGATCTGGAATCGCTGTATCACCGCCGTCACCGCGAGCTGGAACAGGGCATGAGTGCCCGCACCGCTCACCTCGAAGCCGTGTTCAGCAGCCGCCACAACGAACTGAGCACCATGCTGAGCCGCGCCCGCGAAGAGCAGGCACAGTTCGTGGCGCAGTACCGCGCACTGGTCGGGTCGTTTTACGAACTCTCCGCCCGCCATCTGATGCCCGACACTGCGCCGCTGCCGCTGGAACTGCCGCATACCGCCACCGAGTTTCCGCTGGCGCTGGGCAACGGCGCACCCGGCGAGATGCGCCCGCTGAACATGTCGCTCGACGACGCCGACGAAGACAAGCAACCCCGTCCGGTGGTGGAAGAACAGCAGTTCGTATAA
- a CDS encoding dynamin family protein has product MLVTEQVQTLLTRERSLLSDLQAFLSLQGAPEEALLQTRQALANLDESFLLVVVGEFNAGKSSFVNALLGDAVLPEGVTPTTDRIYVLVHGEKGAPEATSDPFVVRLRLPLTALEGVALVDTPGTNAIIRQHQVLTEGFLPRADLLLFLTSADRPFTESERQFLSLAARWGRSVVMVVNKADLLETQAQRDEVKAFVEAGARAELNLTPPVYLVSARGEQRGGDAGFQALRAALQARLGEVERTRLKLSSPLSAAAEILGAEERRASAARDTLKTDLETLSSLEAQRQRHHETMQGELDGQLNRVGRLLGEFEARADKFIDQTLRIGNIRQLINSRGIEQHFREQAVGDLPQAIERQFASMIDRFVEANLHFWEDVQAFLIRRQPSSEIARTRFSYDRHALIEGIAGSASRHIEEVTESQLTRQLAADTEEAMKGVVGLGAGGVGVGVIGAVLGATLAADFTFIFSGLALGSLGLLILPAKRLQALRQLRLKVTELRESLEAIVRREYEREQDRADARLRDAMSPFTRFIEGEQERLNSAQAQAAKLRGDLGDLKARVGEIGTR; this is encoded by the coding sequence ATGCTCGTCACGGAACAGGTTCAGACTCTCCTTACGCGGGAACGCTCGCTGCTCTCCGACCTCCAGGCGTTTCTGAGTCTTCAGGGTGCGCCGGAAGAAGCGCTGCTTCAGACGAGGCAGGCGCTCGCCAATCTCGACGAGAGCTTTCTGCTGGTGGTGGTGGGCGAGTTCAACGCGGGCAAGTCGAGTTTCGTCAATGCGCTGCTGGGCGACGCGGTGCTGCCCGAAGGCGTCACACCCACCACCGACCGGATTTATGTGCTCGTTCACGGCGAGAAGGGAGCGCCCGAAGCCACTTCCGACCCGTTCGTGGTGCGCCTGCGGTTGCCGCTTACCGCGCTGGAGGGCGTGGCACTGGTCGATACGCCCGGCACCAACGCCATCATCCGGCAACATCAGGTGCTGACCGAAGGCTTTTTGCCGAGGGCCGATCTGCTGCTGTTTCTGACGAGTGCCGACCGCCCCTTTACCGAGTCCGAGCGGCAATTCCTGAGTCTGGCAGCCCGCTGGGGGCGCAGCGTGGTCATGGTGGTGAACAAGGCCGATCTGCTGGAAACGCAGGCCCAGCGCGACGAGGTGAAGGCCTTCGTGGAGGCCGGGGCGCGGGCCGAGCTGAACCTGACGCCCCCGGTGTATCTGGTGTCGGCGCGGGGCGAGCAGCGCGGGGGAGACGCGGGCTTTCAGGCGCTACGGGCTGCCCTTCAGGCGCGGCTGGGCGAAGTCGAGCGCACCCGCCTGAAGCTGAGCAGTCCGCTGAGTGCCGCCGCCGAGATTCTGGGCGCAGAGGAGCGCCGAGCGAGCGCGGCCCGCGACACCCTGAAGACCGATCTGGAAACCCTGAGCAGCCTGGAAGCGCAGCGGCAACGCCACCACGAAACCATGCAGGGCGAGCTGGACGGACAGCTTAACCGCGTGGGTCGTCTGCTGGGCGAATTCGAGGCGCGGGCCGACAAATTCATCGATCAGACGCTCAGAATCGGCAATATCCGCCAGCTCATCAACTCGCGGGGCATCGAGCAGCACTTCCGCGAACAGGCGGTGGGCGACCTGCCACAGGCCATCGAGCGCCAGTTCGCCAGCATGATCGACCGTTTTGTCGAGGCCAATCTGCATTTCTGGGAAGACGTGCAGGCCTTCCTGATCCGCCGCCAGCCCAGCAGCGAGATCGCCCGCACGCGCTTTTCGTACGACCGCCACGCCCTGATCGAGGGCATCGCCGGAAGTGCCAGCCGCCACATCGAGGAAGTGACCGAAAGCCAGCTGACGCGCCAGCTTGCCGCCGATACCGAGGAAGCGATGAAGGGCGTGGTGGGGCTGGGCGCGGGCGGCGTGGGTGTGGGCGTGATCGGGGCAGTGCTGGGCGCGACCCTGGCCGCCGACTTCACCTTCATTTTCAGCGGGCTGGCGCTGGGCAGCCTGGGCCTGCTGATTCTGCCCGCCAAGCGCCTGCAAGCGCTGCGGCAACTGCGCCTGAAAGTGACCGAACTGCGCGAGTCGCTCGAAGCCATCGTGCGGCGCGAATACGAGCGCGAACAGGACCGCGCCGACGCCCGGCTGCGCGACGCCATGAGTCCGTTTACCCGTTTTATCGAGGGTGAGCAGGAACGTCTGAACAGCGCTCAGGCTCAGGCGGCAAAGCTGCGCGGCGACCTCGGCGACCTGAAGGCGCGGGTAGGGGAGATCGGCACCCGGTAA
- the hisIE gene encoding bifunctional phosphoribosyl-AMP cyclohydrolase/phosphoribosyl-ATP diphosphatase HisIE — MPDLSAVKFDAAGLVPVVVQDVQTGAVLMQAYANLEALEHTLSTRQGTYFSRSRSELWVKGLTSGHVQRVVSVSLDCDGDSVLYVVEQSGPACHTGAYSCYFTPLLEAEAPAVAGGLDGVLGRVYDTIQDRLATLPEKSYVARLHAGGLDRVLKKIVEEAGEVLLAAKNRDTAELSTEVADLLFHTLFAMAEVGVTPQQVAAVLEAREGKTGLKGPKEIG, encoded by the coding sequence GTGCCCGACCTGAGCGCCGTGAAGTTCGATGCAGCGGGTCTGGTGCCGGTGGTCGTGCAGGACGTGCAGACCGGCGCGGTGCTGATGCAGGCGTATGCCAATCTGGAGGCGCTGGAACACACGCTCAGCACCCGGCAGGGCACGTATTTCAGCCGCTCTCGCAGCGAGTTGTGGGTCAAGGGGCTGACCAGCGGGCACGTGCAGCGGGTGGTGAGCGTGTCGCTCGACTGCGACGGTGACAGCGTGCTGTACGTGGTCGAGCAGAGCGGCCCGGCGTGTCATACCGGGGCGTACAGCTGCTATTTCACGCCGCTGCTGGAAGCCGAAGCGCCAGCCGTTGCAGGGGGGCTGGACGGCGTGTTGGGGCGCGTGTACGACACCATTCAGGACAGACTGGCGACGCTGCCCGAGAAGAGCTACGTGGCGCGTCTGCACGCGGGCGGCCTCGACCGGGTGCTGAAAAAGATCGTCGAGGAAGCGGGCGAGGTGCTGCTGGCGGCCAAGAACCGTGACACCGCCGAGCTGAGCACCGAGGTGGCCGATCTGCTGTTCCACACGCTGTTTGCAATGGCCGAAGTGGGCGTGACGCCGCAGCAGGTCGCGGCAGTGCTGGAAGCGCGGGAAGGCAAGACCGGGCTGAAAGGGCCGAAAGAGATCGGGTAA
- the hisF gene encoding imidazole glycerol phosphate synthase subunit HisF, giving the protein MLTKRIIPCLDVQNGRVVKNVRFFENHRDAGDPLLLAQEYERQQADELVFYDITATHEGRKLMLDVAAQVAEAVLMPLTVGGGVGSVADFRELLLAGADKISVNSSAVKNPQLIREASDHFGAQCVVLSIDAKRRAAGHAQGDGWNVYVGGGRVDTGLDLLAWAEQGQRLGAGELCLNIMDADGTRAGFDLEATRLVSRSVDLPVIASGGAGKLDDFYDVLTEGAADAALAASVFHFGELTVNTVKADLKRRGLNVRPAWADQ; this is encoded by the coding sequence GTGTTGACCAAGCGCATCATTCCCTGTCTGGACGTTCAGAATGGCCGGGTCGTCAAGAACGTGCGGTTCTTCGAGAATCACCGTGATGCCGGAGACCCGCTGCTTCTGGCTCAGGAGTACGAACGCCAGCAGGCCGACGAACTGGTGTTCTACGACATCACCGCCACCCACGAAGGCAGAAAGCTGATGCTGGACGTGGCGGCGCAGGTGGCCGAAGCGGTGCTGATGCCCCTGACGGTGGGCGGCGGCGTGGGCAGCGTGGCAGATTTCCGGGAACTGCTGCTGGCGGGAGCCGACAAGATCAGCGTGAACAGTTCGGCGGTCAAGAATCCCCAGCTGATTCGCGAGGCGAGCGACCATTTCGGGGCGCAGTGCGTGGTGCTGAGCATCGATGCCAAACGGCGGGCTGCCGGGCACGCGCAGGGCGACGGCTGGAACGTGTATGTGGGCGGCGGGCGCGTCGATACCGGCCTCGACCTGCTGGCCTGGGCCGAGCAGGGGCAGCGGCTGGGGGCAGGCGAACTGTGCCTGAACATCATGGACGCCGACGGTACGCGGGCGGGCTTCGATCTGGAGGCGACCCGGCTGGTCAGCAGGTCGGTCGATCTGCCGGTGATCGCGTCCGGCGGGGCAGGCAAGCTGGACGACTTCTACGACGTGCTGACCGAGGGAGCCGCTGATGCCGCGCTGGCGGCCAGCGTCTTTCATTTCGGAGAGCTGACGGTGAACACGGTGAAAGCCGATCTGAAGCGGCGCGGCCTGAACGTGCGGCCCGCGTGGGCAGACCAATGA
- a CDS encoding response regulator gives MTQHTATQHIARHLLLVDDNLHDLELALEALHDVPTPARVVTALGGSEALAYLNTHTQDAQRPSLVLLDLKMPQMDGLGLLDAIRNTATLHDIPVVILTTSRDEADIRACYKRGANGYVVKPLEFSSFATTLRATMTFWLGLNQTPGMVKAQLV, from the coding sequence ATGACGCAGCATACGGCGACACAGCACATAGCCCGGCACCTACTGCTAGTAGACGATAATCTGCACGATCTCGAACTGGCACTGGAAGCTCTTCACGACGTTCCGACACCGGCAAGGGTGGTCACGGCCCTGGGCGGCTCGGAAGCGCTCGCGTATCTCAATACCCATACTCAGGACGCTCAGCGGCCCAGTCTGGTGCTGCTGGACCTGAAAATGCCGCAGATGGACGGTCTGGGTTTACTCGACGCCATCCGGAATACCGCCACGCTGCACGACATCCCAGTCGTCATTCTGACCACCAGCCGCGACGAGGCCGATATTCGCGCCTGCTACAAGCGGGGCGCAAACGGCTACGTGGTCAAGCCGCTGGAGTTTTCCAGCTTCGCCACGACCTTGCGGGCCACCATGACCTTCTGGCTGGGCCTGAACCAGACGCCGGGCATGGTCAAAGCGCAGCTGGTTTAG